In a single window of the Bradyrhizobium erythrophlei genome:
- the purF gene encoding amidophosphoribosyltransferase, whose translation MDKIQSPSDLAAQPDPDAHCDFNPDLPDPADSGLEDSDLDGDTLREECGVFGIFGHPEAAAITALGLHALQHRGQEAAGIVSFDGSRFHSERRLGLVGDTFSRREVIERLPGNAAIGHVRYSTTGATILRNVQPLFAELNAGGFAVGHNGNLTNGLTLRRELVRNGAMMQSTTDTEVILHLVAQSKRPRFINRFIEALQAIEGAYSLVSLTNKKLIGARDPLGIRPLVLGELDGCPILTSETCALDIIGAKYVRDVEPGEVVVFDERGAQSHKPFPPKPPRPCIFEYIYFSRPDSIVGGRSVYEVRKAFGAQLARESHVDVDVVVPVPDSGVPAAVGYSQHSGVPFELGIIRNHYVGRTFIQPTQSVRELGVRMKHSANRAAIEGKRIILIDDSLVRGTTSRKIVRMMRDAGAREVHFRLASPPIIHPDYYGIDLPDRGGLLAATHSLEEMREIIGADSLAFLSIDGMYRAMGEPGRDPANPKFSDHCFTGAYPTHLTDQTQVEPQPRQLSLLAEAS comes from the coding sequence ATGGACAAGATACAGAGCCCTTCCGATCTTGCCGCCCAACCTGATCCCGACGCGCACTGCGATTTCAACCCCGACCTGCCTGATCCCGCAGATTCCGGCTTGGAAGATTCCGATTTGGACGGCGACACTCTGCGCGAGGAATGCGGCGTGTTCGGCATCTTCGGCCACCCCGAAGCCGCCGCCATCACCGCGCTCGGCCTGCACGCGCTTCAGCATCGCGGCCAGGAGGCCGCCGGCATCGTCTCCTTCGACGGAAGCCGATTTCATAGCGAGCGCCGGCTCGGCCTCGTCGGCGACACCTTCTCCCGCCGCGAGGTGATCGAACGGCTGCCCGGCAACGCCGCGATCGGCCATGTCCGCTACTCCACCACCGGCGCCACCATCCTGCGCAACGTGCAGCCCTTGTTCGCCGAACTCAACGCCGGCGGCTTCGCGGTCGGCCACAACGGCAATCTCACCAACGGGCTGACGCTGCGCCGCGAACTGGTGCGCAACGGCGCCATGATGCAATCCACCACCGACACCGAAGTCATCCTGCATCTGGTGGCGCAGTCCAAGCGCCCGCGCTTCATCAACCGCTTCATCGAGGCGCTGCAGGCGATCGAGGGCGCCTATTCGCTGGTGTCGCTCACCAACAAGAAGCTGATCGGCGCGCGCGATCCGCTCGGCATTCGCCCGCTGGTGTTGGGCGAACTCGACGGCTGCCCGATTCTCACGTCGGAAACCTGCGCGCTCGACATCATCGGCGCTAAATATGTCCGAGACGTCGAGCCCGGCGAAGTCGTTGTGTTCGATGAGCGCGGCGCGCAAAGCCACAAGCCGTTTCCGCCGAAACCGCCGCGGCCCTGCATTTTCGAATACATCTACTTCTCGCGGCCGGATTCCATCGTCGGCGGGCGATCGGTGTATGAAGTCCGCAAGGCGTTCGGCGCCCAGCTCGCGCGCGAAAGCCACGTCGACGTCGACGTCGTGGTGCCGGTGCCGGATTCCGGCGTCCCCGCAGCCGTCGGCTACAGCCAGCATTCCGGGGTGCCGTTCGAACTCGGCATCATCCGCAACCATTATGTCGGCCGCACCTTCATTCAGCCGACCCAAAGCGTGCGCGAATTAGGGGTGCGGATGAAGCATTCCGCCAACCGCGCCGCGATCGAGGGCAAGCGCATCATCCTGATTGACGATTCGCTGGTGCGCGGCACCACCTCGAGGAAGATCGTGCGCATGATGCGCGACGCCGGCGCGCGCGAGGTCCACTTCCGGCTGGCTTCACCCCCGATCATTCATCCCGACTATTATGGCATCGATCTGCCGGACCGTGGCGGACTGCTCGCTGCGACCCACAGCCTGGAGGAAATGCGCGAAATCATCGGCGCCGACTCATTGGCGTTCCTGTCGATTGACGGCATGTATCGCGCCATGGGCGAGCCCGGCCGCGATCCCGCCAATCCAAAATTTTCCGATCACTGCTTCACCGGCGCCTACCCGACCCACCTCACCGACCAGACCCAGGTCGAGCCACAACCTCGGCAATTGTCGCTGCTGGCGGAGGCGAGCTGA
- a CDS encoding CvpA family protein: protein MPITILDLALLAVMLVSGLLAMVRGFMREILSIAAWGAAALVTLYAFSKLLPTAKSYFNNDTVAAVVVVAGVFIGTLIVVSVITVRISDMILDSRIGALDRTLGFLFGLARGLLIVVVAYQFFIWLVPDKQRPDWVTGAKSRMVLQGTGEWLMSLLPDDPENTILKRFKKNKPDDEQTDIDPAAPAAGDGYTKPARDSLKKLIEKPATH, encoded by the coding sequence ATGCCGATAACGATCCTCGATCTCGCTTTGCTTGCGGTGATGCTCGTCTCCGGCCTGCTCGCGATGGTGCGCGGCTTCATGCGCGAGATCCTGTCGATCGCGGCGTGGGGCGCCGCGGCGCTGGTAACGCTCTACGCGTTCTCGAAGCTGCTGCCGACCGCCAAGAGCTATTTCAACAACGACACCGTTGCGGCCGTGGTCGTGGTCGCCGGCGTGTTCATCGGCACCCTGATCGTGGTCTCCGTGATCACGGTGCGGATTTCCGACATGATCCTGGATTCCCGGATCGGCGCGCTTGACCGCACGCTCGGCTTCCTGTTCGGGCTGGCGCGCGGCCTGCTGATCGTCGTGGTGGCTTACCAATTCTTCATCTGGCTGGTGCCGGACAAGCAGCGGCCCGACTGGGTGACCGGGGCGAAATCCCGGATGGTGCTGCAGGGAACCGGCGAATGGCTGATGTCGCTCTTGCCTGACGACCCCGAGAACACCATCTTGAAGAGATTCAAGAAGAACAAACCCGACGACGAACAAACTGACATCGACCCGGCGGCGCCGGCTGCCGGTGACGGCTACACCAAGCCTGCCCGCGACAGCCTGAAAAAGCTGATCGAGAAGCCGGCAACGCATTGA
- the radA gene encoding DNA repair protein RadA, whose amino-acid sequence MAKNTLSFVCQNCGAAYNRWQGKCESCGEWNTLAEEDTTGATSMPVSIRSRRKGRLFALESLTGKSVEAPRLPSGMAELDRVTGGGFVRGSVLLVGGDPGIGKSTLLTQATSLMARAGHRAVYISGEEAVAQVRLRAERLGLADAPVQLAAETSVEDVVSTLSEGAVPRLIVIDSIQTMWTDTVESAPGTVTQVRASAQALIRFAKKSGAAIILVGHVTKDGQIAGPRVVEHMVDAVLSFEGEGSQQFRILRAVKNRFGPTDEIGVFEMTGLGLREVSNPSELFLSERDLGSPGTAVFAGIEGTRPVLVELQALVAPTSLGTPRRAVVGWDPSRLSMVLAVLEAHCGVKLSGHDVYLNVAGGLRIQEPAADLAAAAALVSSLVNAPLPTDAVYFGEISLSGAVRPVAQTSARLKEAAKLGFGRAVLPESARGESGGDAGMVLNTVGGLTSLVADIAARGNPRGNQDRNQGGNRDDAAVEKNATPARFRPQKA is encoded by the coding sequence ATGGCCAAAAACACCCTCTCCTTTGTCTGCCAGAACTGCGGCGCGGCGTATAACCGCTGGCAGGGCAAGTGCGAATCCTGCGGCGAATGGAACACGCTGGCCGAGGAGGATACCACCGGCGCAACCTCAATGCCGGTCTCGATCCGCAGCAGGCGCAAGGGCCGGCTGTTCGCGCTGGAAAGCCTGACCGGAAAGAGCGTTGAAGCCCCTCGCCTGCCCTCCGGGATGGCCGAGCTCGATCGCGTCACCGGCGGTGGCTTTGTCAGGGGCTCGGTGCTGCTGGTCGGCGGCGATCCCGGCATCGGCAAGTCGACGCTGCTGACACAGGCTACCTCCCTGATGGCGCGGGCCGGACATCGCGCAGTCTATATTTCAGGCGAAGAGGCGGTGGCGCAGGTGCGGCTGCGCGCCGAGCGGCTCGGCCTCGCTGACGCACCGGTGCAGCTTGCGGCGGAGACGTCCGTCGAGGACGTCGTCTCGACGCTGTCCGAGGGCGCAGTGCCGCGCCTGATCGTGATCGATTCGATCCAGACCATGTGGACCGACACCGTCGAGTCGGCGCCGGGTACGGTGACTCAGGTGCGCGCCTCGGCGCAGGCGCTGATCCGCTTTGCCAAGAAATCCGGTGCCGCCATCATCCTGGTTGGCCATGTGACAAAGGACGGCCAGATCGCCGGACCGCGCGTGGTCGAGCACATGGTGGACGCGGTGCTGTCGTTCGAAGGCGAAGGCTCGCAGCAATTCCGTATCCTGCGCGCTGTCAAGAATCGGTTCGGTCCGACCGACGAGATCGGCGTATTCGAGATGACCGGCCTCGGCCTGCGCGAGGTCTCCAATCCTTCCGAGTTGTTCCTATCGGAACGCGACCTCGGCAGTCCGGGGACGGCGGTATTTGCGGGGATCGAGGGCACGCGCCCGGTGCTGGTGGAATTGCAGGCGCTGGTGGCGCCGACCTCGCTCGGCACGCCGCGCCGCGCGGTGGTCGGCTGGGATCCGAGCCGACTGTCGATGGTGCTGGCGGTGCTGGAGGCCCATTGCGGCGTCAAGCTGTCCGGCCATGACGTTTATTTGAACGTGGCGGGCGGCCTGCGCATCCAGGAGCCCGCGGCCGACCTTGCCGCCGCCGCTGCGCTGGTGTCGTCGCTGGTGAATGCGCCCTTGCCGACCGACGCGGTGTATTTCGGCGAGATTTCCCTGTCTGGCGCAGTGCGGCCGGTGGCGCAGACCTCGGCCCGGCTCAAGGAAGCCGCCAAACTCGGCTTCGGCCGCGCCGTGCTGCCCGAATCGGCCCGGGGCGAGAGCGGCGGCGATGCAGGCATGGTGCTCAATACCGTCGGCGGATTGACCAGCCTGGTCGCGGATATCGCCGCGCGCGGCAATCCCAGGGGAAATCAGGACCGAAATCAGGGCGGAAACCGTGACGACGCCGCAGTGGAGAAAAATGCCACACCCGCGAGATTCCGGCCTCAAAAAGCTTAA
- a CDS encoding sulfite exporter TauE/SafE family protein, protein MNFLFVLAVGLAAGTISGIVGTGASIMLMPVLVYQYGPKQAVPIMAIAAVMANLSRILAWWREVDWRACAAYSIPGIPAAALGARTLLVLPSRAVDISIGLFLIAMVPARHWLARHDLKIRLWHLAVGGAVIGYITGIVVSTGPLSVPLFLFYGLSRGAFLATEAASSLGLYVSKSITFQRFGALSPDVALQGLIAGASLMSGAFIAKRFVLRLEPEMFRLVMDAIMLVAGLSMLWNAAQSP, encoded by the coding sequence TTGAATTTCCTCTTCGTCCTGGCGGTCGGGCTGGCCGCCGGTACCATCAGCGGCATCGTCGGCACCGGCGCGTCGATCATGCTGATGCCGGTCCTGGTCTATCAATACGGACCGAAGCAGGCGGTGCCGATCATGGCGATCGCCGCCGTGATGGCCAACCTGTCGCGCATCCTGGCCTGGTGGCGCGAAGTCGACTGGCGCGCCTGCGCCGCCTATTCGATTCCCGGCATTCCGGCCGCGGCGCTGGGTGCCCGCACATTATTGGTGCTGCCGTCGCGCGCGGTCGATATCTCGATCGGCCTGTTTCTGATCGCGATGGTGCCGGCGCGGCACTGGCTCGCCCGGCACGATCTCAAGATCAGGCTTTGGCATCTCGCCGTCGGCGGCGCCGTGATCGGCTACATCACGGGCATCGTGGTCTCGACCGGGCCGTTGAGCGTGCCGCTGTTTTTGTTCTACGGCCTCAGCAGGGGCGCGTTTCTCGCCACCGAAGCGGCCAGCTCGCTCGGGCTTTACGTGAGCAAATCGATCACCTTCCAGCGCTTCGGCGCGCTGAGCCCAGACGTCGCGCTGCAGGGCCTGATCGCCGGCGCGTCGCTGATGTCCGGCGCCTTCATCGCCAAGCGTTTTGTGCTGAGGCTTGAGCCGGAAATGTTTCGGCTAGTCATGGACGCGATCATGCTGGTGGCGGGGCTTTCCATGCTGTGGAATGCGGCGCAGTCACCTTAG